The genomic segment TGGTCGTATAACCGCACCCAAACATGGGATGAATCGCTTCATACAAGAGTATTGAATGTAGAATATGGCGGCATGAACGACGGCTTGTACGAATTATATAAAGTTACGAATCAACCGTCCCACTTAATAGCAGCCCATATGTTTGACGAGGATTCGCTGTTCACCCCCATTGTGAATGGACAGGACGTATTGGAAAACAAGCATGCCAATACCCAAATTCCTAAAATTATCGGAGCATTGAATCGCTATCGGACACTAGGCAAAGATGAGGCCGCCTTCTATTTGAAAACAGCTGAAAACTTCTGGGACATGGTCATACGAGACCATACCTATGTTACAGGCGGCAATAGCGAGAACGAGCATTTTAGAGAGCCCGGCAAGCTTGATTCCAATAGGGACAATATTAATGACGAGACGTGCAACGCGTATAATATGCTCAAGCTTTCCAGAGAGCTGTTCAGAATTACTGGAGACGTTAAGTATGCGAATTACTACGAGCGAACATTCATAAATGAAATCATGTCCTCGATTAATCCAGAGACAGGCATGACCACCTATTTTAAACCGATGGGCACCGGTTATTTCAAAGTGTTTTCAACCGAGTATGACAGCTTCTGGTGCGATACAGGTTCTGGGATGGAAAACTTCACCAAGCTGGATGACAGCCTGTACTACCACACCGATAGCGACCTGTATGTCAATCTGTACTTGAGCTCTACATTGGATTGGGCTGACAAGGGGCTTAAGCTGACGCAGCAAGCCGATTTGCCGCAAAGCGACAAAGCAACCTTCACAATTAATGATGCGCCTTCAGATGCTGTAAACTTGAAATTTAGATCTCCGGATTGGATCGCGGCGGGCGAGAAAGTGGCAGTATCCATTAATGGAGAAGCTTTTGATGCACAAGCCGTAAACGGTTATGTGAATGTCAGCCAAGTATGGAAAGCCGGAGATACGATTCAATTGACGTTTCCGCTGGAGGTTCAAGTATCACGATTGCCTGATAATCAGGAAGCAGTCGCGTTTACTTACGGCCCAGTCGTGCTAAGCGCTGGCCTAGGAACGGAGCAGATGGTTGCCGTGCCGCATTTGGCCTCGCAAAAAGCAAGCCTGCCGGAAGGGGTCAACATCAAGGATTATATTCTCCTATCGGGCGGAACGGTGGACGAATGGATCGACAACATAAAAAACAACTTGGTTAAAACCGAAGGGAAAATAGAATTTACCCTGCGGAATACCGATGAGGACGACCACTTGAAATTCACGCCATATTATTTGATGTACCAGGAAAGATACGGCATTTACTTCTATTTAACGGCGCTAGATTCGGATACTTTTCAAAAAAATATTTTAAGTAAAAAAAATGCAGCCAAAAAAGCGGCCGCGATGCTAGATGAGGTGCAGGTTACAAACGACCAGCATGAGCTTGCGCATAACCTGCAGGGCAATTCATCAGGAGGCTCCTTTGGCAATTATCAATACCGACATGCATTCGGCACGAATACGGGAGACGGTTGGCTAAGCTATGATATGGCGGTTGTTCCATCCCTGACCAATTATATTTCTACTAAATATTACAGCGGGGATCAGGGAAGAGCCTTTAATGTGTATGTGGATGGCACTTTGATCAAGGAAGAAACCGTGCAGGCCAAAAATCCGACCCAGTTTTACGATGTAAGATACGAAATTCCGGCACGTTTAGTAGAGGGAAAGACGAAGATAACGGTCAAATTTGCCAATAGAGGCTCTGGTTTTGTGGGCGGCATATTCGGAACGGTTTCTATTCTGAAGGATTACGACAACAATTCGGATTTACAGAGCGTGAAGGTAAATGGCGCAACGGCTGCGTTGACCAAACAGAACTTTACGATGGAGGTTCCGCAAAACTCGGCCGAAGCCATCGTTAACTTTAAACCGGCAAATCCAAATGCGCTTGTATATGTTGGAAATATTTTGATCGATGATACGGTTGAGCGGAAAATAGCATTAACAGCTGAAACGACAACGTTAGACGTCAAAATAGTTGCAGAAGATGGTGTTGCTGAGCAGGCGTATACGGTTAGCATCAAAAAGCAGAGCAGCAGCGGTCCAGGCAACGGCAACGGCAGTGGGAATGGAACAGGCAATGGCAATAGCAGCAATAACAGCGGGCAAAATACCCCTGATAACGGTGGCAAGGCCGTCGAAATTATGGTCAACGGCAAAGTTGAAAGCGCAGGGGCTGCCTTGGCAAGTACAAGGAATGGACAATCGGTCACGACGATTTTGCTGGACCAGAAGAAGCTGGAGCAACAGCTGGCAGCAGAGGAGCAAGGCGCGGTCATTACGATTCAGATTGCGAGCGGGTCAGATGTCGTAATAGGGCAATTGAACGGCGAGCTGCTCAAATACTTGCAGGCTAAAAATGTCGTGTTGGTGCTCCAAACGGATCGTGCGACGTACAGAGTGCCGGTGAAGCAGATTCATATGGCGGACATCTCCGGCCAGATCGGCAGCACGGCCCAATGGCAAAACATAACGATCGAGCTTGAAATCAGCGCTCCGACATCGGAAAGGATTGCAGCTGTAGAGCAAGCAGCCAATCAGCAT from the Paenibacillus sp. BIHB 4019 genome contains:
- a CDS encoding beta-L-arabinofuranosidase domain-containing protein: MSGRKQKELKRKKLSYMLSLALAANLATGFSPLGSSANAADLDAAKQLELKFEDSIADTSPNGIAGTLNGPATYVEGQVGKALQLNGTNNYIDLGPSSALQPDHLTVSFWVKPDAELSGEHMIMWNKPSGAWNGEGWYLSLLSNEIPLKLSTGTAVQESYVAGDRRAFFPVGQWTHIAVTYDSASKNVAIYRNGIAQQVLYTTKGGSIAANDTDHKYLGFNSPGYGGGYAKLNVDEFKVYRAAATGEQVSDIYTSEGGIVDEQFMAQSDLDAISLLSATRGSLSLPVKGKNGSVIIWESSHPDVISHTGAVTVPQADTPVILRLTVTFGGVILTKDFAITVKSSTANIDTALLQQFDMEQVDVTDPYYVNAFNKDVAYLLNLDADRLLSGFRTVAGLPKKAELYGGWEGGWSYLRGHTLGHYMTAIAQAYKQTKDDPALNAQLKAKIDYIISELKACQAASGNGYLFATPEEHFDVIEGKVEGPSWVPWYTMHKIIAGLVDVYKFEGNEDALQIASTLGDWSYNRTQTWDESLHTRVLNVEYGGMNDGLYELYKVTNQPSHLIAAHMFDEDSLFTPIVNGQDVLENKHANTQIPKIIGALNRYRTLGKDEAAFYLKTAENFWDMVIRDHTYVTGGNSENEHFREPGKLDSNRDNINDETCNAYNMLKLSRELFRITGDVKYANYYERTFINEIMSSINPETGMTTYFKPMGTGYFKVFSTEYDSFWCDTGSGMENFTKLDDSLYYHTDSDLYVNLYLSSTLDWADKGLKLTQQADLPQSDKATFTINDAPSDAVNLKFRSPDWIAAGEKVAVSINGEAFDAQAVNGYVNVSQVWKAGDTIQLTFPLEVQVSRLPDNQEAVAFTYGPVVLSAGLGTEQMVAVPHLASQKASLPEGVNIKDYILLSGGTVDEWIDNIKNNLVKTEGKIEFTLRNTDEDDHLKFTPYYLMYQERYGIYFYLTALDSDTFQKNILSKKNAAKKAAAMLDEVQVTNDQHELAHNLQGNSSGGSFGNYQYRHAFGTNTGDGWLSYDMAVVPSLTNYISTKYYSGDQGRAFNVYVDGTLIKEETVQAKNPTQFYDVRYEIPARLVEGKTKITVKFANRGSGFVGGIFGTVSILKDYDNNSDLQSVKVNGATAALTKQNFTMEVPQNSAEAIVNFKPANPNALVYVGNILIDDTVERKIALTAETTTLDVKIVAEDGVAEQAYTVSIKKQSSSGPGNGNGSGNGTGNGNSSNNSGQNTPDNGGKAVEIMVNGKVESAGAALASTRNGQSVTTILLDQKKLEQQLAAEEQGAVITIQIASGSDVVIGQLNGELLKYLQAKNVVLVLQTDRATYRVPVKQIHMADISGQIGSTAQWQNITIELEISAPTSERIAAVEQAANQHAFSLVAPPVNFKVAAVCEDKRIEGLTFDIYVERAIAIPEGVDPSTITTAIVVELDGSVRHVPTKAVALNGKKYAVIKSRTSSTYAVVSHQVEFSDVANHWAKEAVNELASKMVINGTGNGLFQPNTAITRAEFAAAIVRGLGLGVDSGTTPFSDVSAAAWYSSAIMTAQAYGLINGFEDGAFRPNDKLTREQAMTIIAKAMEIADLKMDSTNPSVDGILGSFTDTASVSSWAKKGIARSIQAGIVNGRSDSTLAPKAQVTRAEVAQMIQLLLQKSDLI